Proteins encoded within one genomic window of Ovis aries strain OAR_USU_Benz2616 breed Rambouillet chromosome 1, ARS-UI_Ramb_v3.0, whole genome shotgun sequence:
- the LOC101109587 gene encoding putative protein FAM172B isoform X2, producing the protein MEIEWLPVTQKLSFRKFIEQSDLLEELKYDFNEKAELRHTETHGPFAFNYYKNVLERNSKRYWALGHLLEQYIYELLEKVCKLQKVYIPSEADKEPRSFFFMSERALSNHHSALLVLLQDHGVFRAGQWSQQAIIHHGLQHGSQIPCIQMALQAHYDVIVLNPNDNFVDQQTGKEWKGLLTQNVEFSSRKMFQTESFFSLQESLQCIPKRCSNTPEEHMAYIWDYFISKTEGKDVAFIVHGYGGLVFMDLLVQKKWDVMSKVYAVALIDSEHHVGHQLGSDVQLLEWIKQHCREWVTSPKPLDKPATTVLKKEFPTVSAGTEKHNLAPSSSLQSIFKYFRKALKAKAANFSRVSMVTRSSTKRKQSA; encoded by the exons atggaaatagaG tggTTACCAGTGACTCAGAAACTGAGCTTCCGAAAATTTATTGAACAATCTGACTTACTAGAAGAACTTAAATATGACTTCAATGAAAAAGCTGAATTGagacacactgagacacatgGGCCTTTTGCCTTTAACTATTATAAGAATGTCCTGGAGAGGAATAGCAAGCGATACTGGGCCCTTGGCCATTTGCTTGAACAATACATTTATGAACTTTTGGAGAAAGTGTGCAAATTACAAAAAGTATATATCCCATCAGAGGCTGATAAGGAACCAAGAAGCTTCTTTTTCATGAGTGAGAGAGCGTTATCAAATCATCATTCTGCTCTTCTTGTCCTCCTTCAAGACCACGGGGTCTTTAGAGCTGGTCAGTGGAGTCAGCAGGCAATAATACATCATGGTCTCCAACATGGAAGTCAGATACCATGTATTCAAATGGCATTGCAGGCACATTATGATGTGATTGTGCTAAACCCCAATGACAATTTTGTGGACCAGCAGACAGGAAAAGAGTGGAAAGGCCTTTTAACACAAAATGTTGAGTTCTCTTCCAGAAAAATGTTTCAGACAGagagctttttctctctccaggagTCTCTCCAATGTATTCCAAAAAGATGCAGCAACACCCCTGAAGAACACATGGCTTATATTTGGGATTACTTCATttcaaagactgaaggcaaggaTGTTGCCTTCATTGTACATGGTTATGGAGGCTTGGTTTTTATGGACTTGCTTGTTCAAAAAAAGTGGGATGTGATGAGCAAAGTATACGCTGTTGCACTTATTGACTCTGAACATCATGTAGGACACCAGTTGGGAAGCGATGTCCAGTTATTAGAATGGATAAAGCAGCACTGCCGTGAATGGGTGACAAGTCCGAAGCCTTTGGATAAACCTGCAACAACCGTTTTGAAAAAGGAGTTTCCTACAGTTTCTGCTGGTACAGAAAAACACAACTTAGCCCCTTCCTCTAGCCTTCAgtcaatttttaaatactttagaaAAGCTTTGAAAGCCAAAGCAGCTAATTTCTCTCGAGTGTCCATGGTGACTAGAAGCTccacaaaaagaaagcaaagtgcttaa
- the LOC101109587 gene encoding putative protein FAM172B isoform X1, with translation MVKPWHIQAVEHYKLWLPVTQKLSFRKFIEQSDLLEELKYDFNEKAELRHTETHGPFAFNYYKNVLERNSKRYWALGHLLEQYIYELLEKVCKLQKVYIPSEADKEPRSFFFMSERALSNHHSALLVLLQDHGVFRAGQWSQQAIIHHGLQHGSQIPCIQMALQAHYDVIVLNPNDNFVDQQTGKEWKGLLTQNVEFSSRKMFQTESFFSLQESLQCIPKRCSNTPEEHMAYIWDYFISKTEGKDVAFIVHGYGGLVFMDLLVQKKWDVMSKVYAVALIDSEHHVGHQLGSDVQLLEWIKQHCREWVTSPKPLDKPATTVLKKEFPTVSAGTEKHNLAPSSSLQSIFKYFRKALKAKAANFSRVSMVTRSSTKRKQSA, from the exons ATGGTTAAACCATGGCATATTCAAGCAGTGGAACACTATAAATTG tggTTACCAGTGACTCAGAAACTGAGCTTCCGAAAATTTATTGAACAATCTGACTTACTAGAAGAACTTAAATATGACTTCAATGAAAAAGCTGAATTGagacacactgagacacatgGGCCTTTTGCCTTTAACTATTATAAGAATGTCCTGGAGAGGAATAGCAAGCGATACTGGGCCCTTGGCCATTTGCTTGAACAATACATTTATGAACTTTTGGAGAAAGTGTGCAAATTACAAAAAGTATATATCCCATCAGAGGCTGATAAGGAACCAAGAAGCTTCTTTTTCATGAGTGAGAGAGCGTTATCAAATCATCATTCTGCTCTTCTTGTCCTCCTTCAAGACCACGGGGTCTTTAGAGCTGGTCAGTGGAGTCAGCAGGCAATAATACATCATGGTCTCCAACATGGAAGTCAGATACCATGTATTCAAATGGCATTGCAGGCACATTATGATGTGATTGTGCTAAACCCCAATGACAATTTTGTGGACCAGCAGACAGGAAAAGAGTGGAAAGGCCTTTTAACACAAAATGTTGAGTTCTCTTCCAGAAAAATGTTTCAGACAGagagctttttctctctccaggagTCTCTCCAATGTATTCCAAAAAGATGCAGCAACACCCCTGAAGAACACATGGCTTATATTTGGGATTACTTCATttcaaagactgaaggcaaggaTGTTGCCTTCATTGTACATGGTTATGGAGGCTTGGTTTTTATGGACTTGCTTGTTCAAAAAAAGTGGGATGTGATGAGCAAAGTATACGCTGTTGCACTTATTGACTCTGAACATCATGTAGGACACCAGTTGGGAAGCGATGTCCAGTTATTAGAATGGATAAAGCAGCACTGCCGTGAATGGGTGACAAGTCCGAAGCCTTTGGATAAACCTGCAACAACCGTTTTGAAAAAGGAGTTTCCTACAGTTTCTGCTGGTACAGAAAAACACAACTTAGCCCCTTCCTCTAGCCTTCAgtcaatttttaaatactttagaaAAGCTTTGAAAGCCAAAGCAGCTAATTTCTCTCGAGTGTCCATGGTGACTAGAAGCTccacaaaaagaaagcaaagtgcttaa